The Ziziphus jujuba cultivar Dongzao chromosome 5, ASM3175591v1 genome segment tataacaaaataaatactataattataaaataatccaatccagtccgatcctgtaccaaacatgggacaactagtctaacattcagtccagaactataccaaacacagtactgcactattcgatcctgtccgatcctgtccgatctgaacctatcctgtccgatcccgtCCAATCCGGATCTATCCTGCTTACCAAACGCCCCCACAAGAGTTGTTTTCGAATTGCCCAAGCCTTGTATGTTCTTTTGAGTCTAGAGAGAAAAACGGGCTCACTGTATTGCAAAATATGCTACAGATCTCTTTGGTTTTGAGTCCTGGTTTGAAGATGGTCTATAATGGCTTACTAATTTACTTTGTGCTGATATGTTTAATTCGTTTTCATAATATATGAAATCTTTACTttgtttcccaaaaaaaaaaaaaaagagttaggtacaatgaaagagaaataaaaacaaaaaaataaaaatacgaaAAAccatcattgttttttttttcaaattttattgtttactAAATTGACGTACAAAAATCATTCTACGATAATCTTTCAGCTTATAGAAAAAAAGATATGTCACGGTATGTTATACttttataatccaaatatattttgaacaaacaaatataattaaatcgtCTTTAccagaaataatttaataatattcaaatttttttttgacaaataaacaATAAAGTAAACCGGGCCCACCAATTTCCATGATCCACCAACATAAAAGCCGAAACGTGGGAACGTTCTGAAGCTGCCACGCACCAACACAGGTCCTCACAGAGCCATCAAACGTGTTGAACTCAAAATTAACCAAAATCCATTACATCTTTGGCTCATCTTCCCCATTCTACCTCCGGCAAATTACTGAAACCCAAAATAGAAGAGGGAGTTCAATTTTATGGAGGAGATAAGATCGTCGGAGTCGCCCCCGGAAACTCACAGCCCCGGCACTGGAGCAGCTAACCCAGCTGTGGGAAGTTCAAAGAAAGGAGAAACTTCGATGGCGTCACGGATGAAGAAAGACTGCTTGGCATTCTTGGTTTCGGTGCAGGAGGGTTTTGAGTACGTGAAGGCCTTCTTTGTTGGTCAggtaaaaacacacacacacacacacacacacacacacacacacacacacccacacacatacacacacacacatataattttGCCATATAGAAATGAGACACATCCCCAAATTTTggcagttaaaaaaaaaaaaaaaagaaaaaaaaattgcattctGTTATATTTTTCCTTGAGTTATGTCCGACCAATATTGGCATGATGTGTGCCATCCACGAACCACTTTATGTTGGAAGACAGTCTTATAGAAGGGTTGTATGCGTGTATGTATAGATAAAGAAATGTGggatccctttttttttttttttttttttttttctctgaaatAAAATTATGCTAATAATTGTATTTTAGCTTTTGAAACTTTTTATTTGGGCAATTTCCtcccaaattaactttagtgcACTTTCGCCCTTACATTATTTTTTAGTCTAACTTTTAGTGATGGAATTCAAAATGGAACAGATGACTGTCCCGCGAAACTAAATCTTCCATTTTCTAAGACGAAGTAAAGGAATATTTCTAAGCAGCCAAAGCCAAGAGCAAGCAGGAGTAGTCCTATCTGCTAGAAGGATTCGATAAAGAGAATGTGAGTGGGCAGGAGATCAATAGACACATAAAGAGAAGAGCAAAAGGAGTATAGTATTAAGTACAATGCACatcaatagaaaataatttaagtCAAAGtgcaaaaaaaaagacaaaaaattagGAATGAAGTGCATCGATGGTtataatttaggaattaatataGCTAATAACCTTTGCTAATATTGAAGATGAGAAATTTAAAGTCGGGTTATTATTGCTTGAGAGAAACAATAGTTTATCA includes the following:
- the LOC107421335 gene encoding uncharacterized protein LOC107421335 — encoded protein: MEEIRSSESPPETHSPGTGAANPAVGSSKKGETSMASRMKKDCLAFLVSVQEGFEYVKAFFVGQAKKMTAKSEEEAARADLQASKMQAEAADAAEDVKTRLSKSA